A part of Candidatus Flexicrinis proximus genomic DNA contains:
- a CDS encoding PD40 domain-containing protein yields MTENTLNYYRFPVWSPIENKVAFVSNDEDVNRRDIYQMNVDGSNMLRLSHDGEIVDKIDWSPNGEWIAYTTMSSDRFSRLEMINKNGTETRQIADFDKLAFNPSWSSDGSKILFQIMEAAGTSSINIIDTRTNHIEKLDITGSPTSPGWSPNDNQIVFAMERKIFVLSLDNNSLTNIYELADCFPSDFDWISID; encoded by the coding sequence TTGACCGAAAACACTCTAAACTATTATCGGTTTCCAGTTTGGTCTCCTATAGAGAATAAGGTTGCTTTTGTCTCTAACGACGAGGATGTAAATCGTAGAGACATTTATCAAATGAATGTTGACGGATCTAATATGCTACGGTTATCGCATGACGGGGAGATAGTCGACAAAATTGATTGGTCACCAAATGGCGAATGGATAGCATACACAACCATGTCGTCTGACCGTTTTAGCCGCCTAGAAATGATTAACAAAAATGGGACAGAAACAAGGCAGATTGCCGATTTTGACAAACTTGCATTTAATCCATCATGGTCATCAGATGGGTCGAAAATCTTATTTCAAATAATGGAAGCAGCGGGAACTTCGAGTATAAATATCATCGATACAAGAACCAATCATATCGAAAAATTGGATATAACAGGCTCACCAACTTCTCCAGGCTGGTCTCCGAATGATAACCAAATTGTATTCGCTATGGAGCGGAAAATATTTGTCTTAAGCCTGGATAATAATTCGTTGACCAATATATATGAGTTAGCAGATTGTTTCCCAAGCGACTTCGATTGGATTTCGATCGATTGA
- a CDS encoding HU family DNA-binding protein, whose protein sequence is MSLNKKTMVREIGRRTRLSNRDVQAVIETLIEVWTEELVRGGRIEIENFMVMATHPANKRLLVRISDSLRNRIQATLD, encoded by the coding sequence ATGAGCCTGAACAAGAAGACGATGGTCCGTGAGATCGGCCGCCGCACACGCCTGAGTAACCGCGATGTGCAGGCAGTCATCGAGACGCTGATCGAGGTGTGGACGGAGGAACTCGTTAGGGGAGGGCGGATCGAGATCGAGAATTTCATGGTGATGGCGACGCATCCAGCGAACAAGCGCTTGCTGGTAAGAATAAGCGACAGCCTGCGAAATCGAATTCAGGCTACACTAGATTAG